A single genomic interval of Archaeoglobaceae archaeon harbors:
- a CDS encoding NOL1/NOP2/sun family putative RNA methylase, producing the protein MKILDFPSTALSKEIASKFGYDEFIIRRWLQFFGEEAIKIVEAFEKGIPKYIRVNTIKLSEEELLKRLRERGFKLEKTEVPFCYEVVEEKYSIGATPEYLMGYYYIMDKSSCIPPLVLDPKPDDVVVDLSASPGGKTTFLAMLMKNRGVILAVEPQKERLQALVDNVNRMGAMNVAILNMDGRDFPKLGIKADKVLLDAPCTGEGIIFKDKTRKTDRGKEDIVFCSSLQRDLIISAFDSLKPNGVLVYSTCSLTPEENEFVVEHLLERRKAELLDIEYGEKALNLTNFDLSKAKRLYPHKHRCAGFFIAKIKKIE; encoded by the coding sequence ATGAAAATTCTTGACTTTCCTTCTACTGCACTATCAAAGGAGATAGCTTCAAAATTTGGCTACGATGAGTTCATAATTCGCAGATGGCTCCAATTCTTTGGAGAAGAAGCTATAAAGATCGTTGAAGCTTTCGAGAAGGGTATTCCAAAGTATATAAGGGTGAACACTATAAAGCTGTCTGAAGAAGAACTGCTAAAAAGGCTAAGAGAGAGGGGTTTTAAGCTGGAAAAGACAGAAGTGCCATTTTGCTATGAGGTTGTCGAAGAAAAATACTCGATCGGAGCAACGCCCGAGTATCTGATGGGTTACTACTATATAATGGACAAAAGTTCATGTATTCCTCCGCTCGTTCTCGATCCGAAGCCCGATGATGTAGTTGTAGACCTTTCAGCCTCTCCAGGCGGGAAAACGACTTTTTTAGCGATGCTAATGAAAAACAGAGGGGTTATTCTGGCTGTTGAACCACAAAAAGAGCGTTTGCAGGCTTTAGTTGACAATGTAAACAGAATGGGGGCAATGAATGTTGCAATTTTAAACATGGACGGCAGAGACTTTCCAAAGCTTGGAATAAAAGCAGACAAGGTTTTGCTTGATGCTCCATGTACTGGAGAAGGAATAATCTTCAAGGACAAGACTCGAAAAACAGACAGGGGCAAAGAAGACATAGTATTCTGTTCTTCATTGCAGAGAGATCTGATAATCAGTGCTTTCGACTCGCTGAAGCCTAATGGAGTGCTTGTTTACTCAACCTGCTCTTTGACTCCTGAGGAGAACGAGTTTGTTGTGGAGCACCTTCTTGAAAGAAGAAAGGCTGAACTTTTGGACATTGAATATGGTGAAAAAGCTCTTAATTTGACAAATTTTGATCTTAGCAAAGCCAAGAGACTCTATCCGCATAAGCACAGATGTGCGGGATTTTTTATCGCAAAGATTAAGAAGATCGAGTAG